The stretch of DNA TGGCTTTGGTTTTGGTTTTGCTTCCAAAACAACAAAACAGAGATGCTTTTCGACCTGATTTATTATTATTAGAAATAAATAGTGGTGAAAGATTCCTCTCAGTTGATCATATCGCTGAAAGAATTATTCAAGGGGATCCTTCTATTTTATTAGTAGATGTGAGAAGCTCAGATTTATATGATGAATATCATATTCCTGGCGCTATCAATATTCCGCTAAACGAGGTGTTGAACGATTCCTTGAATGCGGCTCTTCTATTGCCATTTAAAGATATTGTTTTCTATAGTAATTCTACACTAAGTGCAGATCAAGCATGGATATTGTGTAGAAGAAACAAAATGGAAAGCCAATATGTAATGGAAGGTGGACTTAATACTTGGTTCGACCATATTATGACTCCAGAGCCTCCTCAAGAAGTAGAAGGAAATGATGCCATTGCCTTGTATGAATTTAGAAAAGGGGCAAGCGTATTCTTTGGAATGCCAGCTCCTGTAGTTCAATATACTGCTCCTGAAAATACAAATGCAAAACCTGCTGCTGTTAAGAAATCCAAACCTGCTAAACAAGTGATTGAGCTTAAAAAGGTGGAAGAGGAAGAAGAGGAAGAAGAAGGCTGCTAAAAGTCAATTGATAATTTTTAAACGATAAAAAGATGAAAGAATTAAAAAGAACAAAGAGACTTTCTGTTAGCATCATAGGCTATTTAGCTATTATCCTCATTGGTTTAATGAGTTTAAATACTCCTGGCATTTATTTTAATGTATGTGAGGGTCATGTTATGGACGAGCTTGCTGAGATGAGTAATGAAGTTTTTCCTGATGAGGCTTTGGATTATATAGAAAACAATGAGCCAGGATATTTATTTATTGATGTGAGAGATGAGTATAAATACCTTCAAAGTCATTTAGATGATGCGATAAATATACCTATGAACCAACTTTTGGAGGACGACAACATTGAGGTTTTTCAAAAGGCACAACAAGATAGTCTAATAGTGGTCTTCTATGGTGATAGTCAAATACAGGCTAATGGAGCTTGGATGCTCATGTATCAACTTGGATATACCAATGCAAAAACAATGTTGGGAGGCTATGATTTAGTTGCATCTCCAGATTTTGATCCTGATCTTATGGAAGCTTATTTATTAGAGGAAGCTCAATATGATTTCTATATGATTATGGAGGAAGCTCGTGATCAAGTAGAAAACCCTATGATACTTGAGGATAAGCCTACCATGCAGATTGTTCCGGTTCAG from Lentimicrobium sp. L6 encodes:
- a CDS encoding rhodanese-like domain-containing protein, with protein sequence MSKRYIFISVVFIAMALVLVLLPKQQNRDAFRPDLLLLEINSGERFLSVDHIAERIIQGDPSILLVDVRSSDLYDEYHIPGAINIPLNEVLNDSLNAALLLPFKDIVFYSNSTLSADQAWILCRRNKMESQYVMEGGLNTWFDHIMTPEPPQEVEGNDAIALYEFRKGASVFFGMPAPVVQYTAPENTNAKPAAVKKSKPAKQVIELKKVEEEEEEEEGC
- a CDS encoding rhodanese-like domain-containing protein, which encodes MKELKRTKRLSVSIIGYLAIILIGLMSLNTPGIYFNVCEGHVMDELAEMSNEVFPDEALDYIENNEPGYLFIDVRDEYKYLQSHLDDAINIPMNQLLEDDNIEVFQKAQQDSLIVVFYGDSQIQANGAWMLMYQLGYTNAKTMLGGYDLVASPDFDPDLMEAYLLEEAQYDFYMIMEEARDQVENPMILEDKPTMQIVPVQRVENEIDEGGC